The following are from one region of the Carnobacterium gallinarum DSM 4847 genome:
- a CDS encoding putative 2-aminoethylphosphonate ABC transporter substrate-binding protein, whose protein sequence is MKKKIVSFLAILCLSLTVLAACGKGSTAEKEKLTVYTAIEEELVQSYLESYKKENPNVEVTIVRDSTGIITAKLLAEGKNTKADVIWGVSASSLLTLEQKDLLAGYTPKGSDAVLPNYKDTKSPTKWVGVAGYQTGIIVNTTELKKKNIAIPQTYADLTKPEYKGLIAMPNPASSGTGFLTVSAWLQMMGDTKAWEFMTELHKNIGTYTQSGSKPAKLAAAGEYPIGITLAYSGVQQLKQGAPVEIVLPKEGLGWDVEANALVNKEGNSDNKVAQKFLDWALTKDVMQKAFDANGFVSIKNEFKAPENFPKNIEEKMYKENNLQWAATNREPILKMWDQKFAEKAEVTKK, encoded by the coding sequence ATGAAGAAGAAAATAGTTAGTTTTTTAGCCATCCTATGTTTAAGTTTGACGGTGTTAGCTGCTTGTGGCAAAGGAAGTACTGCTGAAAAAGAAAAACTTACTGTATATACCGCAATTGAAGAAGAACTTGTTCAGAGCTATTTAGAATCTTATAAAAAAGAGAATCCTAATGTGGAGGTAACGATTGTTCGTGATTCAACAGGAATCATCACAGCTAAGTTACTGGCAGAAGGTAAAAATACAAAAGCTGATGTTATCTGGGGTGTTTCAGCATCTAGTTTGCTAACATTAGAGCAAAAAGATTTATTAGCAGGATATACACCTAAAGGAAGTGACGCGGTCTTACCAAACTATAAAGACACGAAATCACCAACAAAATGGGTAGGTGTTGCTGGCTACCAAACAGGAATTATTGTCAATACAACTGAGTTAAAAAAGAAAAATATCGCGATTCCCCAAACGTATGCAGACTTAACAAAGCCTGAATATAAAGGCTTGATTGCAATGCCAAATCCAGCTTCATCAGGAACAGGGTTTCTAACAGTTTCAGCATGGTTACAAATGATGGGAGATACAAAAGCATGGGAATTTATGACAGAACTTCATAAAAATATCGGAACGTATACGCAGTCAGGTTCAAAACCAGCTAAATTAGCTGCAGCTGGAGAATACCCAATTGGAATTACCCTTGCATATAGTGGTGTTCAACAGCTTAAACAAGGAGCACCAGTTGAAATTGTCTTACCAAAAGAAGGATTAGGTTGGGACGTAGAAGCGAATGCATTAGTAAATAAAGAAGGCAACTCAGATAATAAAGTAGCTCAAAAATTCTTAGATTGGGCCCTTACAAAAGATGTTATGCAAAAAGCCTTTGATGCTAATGGATTTGTGAGTATCAAAAATGAGTTTAAAGCTCCAGAGAATTTCCCGAAAAATATTGAAGAAAAAATGTATAAAGAAAATAATTTACAATGGGCTGCTACTAATCGTGAGCCTATCTTAAAAATGTGGGATCAAAAATTTGCAGAAAAAGCAGAAGTAACTAAAAAGTAA
- the pgmB gene encoding beta-phosphoglucomutase: MKKGFIFDLDGVITDTAKYHYVAWKELADSIGISIDLQFNEQLKGISRMDSLDRILERGEKADSYTQAEKEALATKKNTNYVELLADLTPSDLLPGVQEFLEEAKRREIPCVIASASKNAPFILKKLGVADDFAHIVDPATLKKGKPDPEIFVKAAEAISISPADAVGFEDAQAGVDGIKAAGMYAVGVVVDEPLHGADIEVKKLTDLDIDVLLAQ, encoded by the coding sequence ATGAAAAAAGGATTTATATTTGATTTAGATGGAGTTATTACAGATACAGCGAAGTATCACTATGTTGCTTGGAAAGAGTTAGCAGATTCAATCGGGATCTCAATTGATTTACAATTTAATGAACAATTAAAAGGGATTAGCCGCATGGATTCTTTAGATCGTATTTTAGAACGTGGTGAAAAAGCTGACAGCTATACGCAAGCTGAAAAAGAAGCATTAGCAACAAAGAAAAATACTAATTATGTAGAGCTTTTAGCGGATTTAACACCAAGTGATTTATTACCAGGTGTGCAAGAATTTTTAGAAGAAGCGAAGCGTCGTGAGATTCCTTGTGTAATTGCCTCTGCATCAAAGAATGCTCCTTTTATTCTTAAAAAATTAGGTGTTGCCGATGATTTTGCTCATATTGTAGACCCAGCAACACTGAAAAAAGGCAAACCCGATCCAGAAATCTTTGTAAAAGCTGCTGAAGCAATCTCAATTAGCCCAGCAGATGCAGTTGGTTTTGAAGATGCTCAAGCTGGAGTAGATGGAATTAAAGCTGCTGGAATGTATGCAGTTGGTGTTGTTGTAGATGAACCATTGCACGGCGCAGATATTGAAGTGAAAAAATTAACTGATTTAGATATAGATGTACTTTTGGCACAATAA
- a CDS encoding ABC transporter ATP-binding protein, with protein sequence MAILEVKDLNYYYQDGDQRRTILKDTNCMFEKGKFYTILGQSGSGKTTFLSLISALDQPKSGEIFYDQKNIETIGLENYRRNQIGIVFQSYNLIPYLTAVENVLLPMAITDNQLPAEQLLVAYNLLDYIGIGKSKADRTVNRLSGGEQQRVAIARAIATNVEVILADEPTGNLDEEMEQEIVRIFKELAHKHQKCVIVVTHSNEIALQSDETFYLQKGNLISYE encoded by the coding sequence ATGGCAATTTTAGAAGTTAAAGATTTAAATTATTATTATCAAGATGGCGATCAACGTCGTACCATTTTAAAGGACACAAATTGTATGTTTGAAAAAGGTAAATTTTATACAATTTTAGGACAATCAGGTTCAGGAAAAACCACTTTTCTATCTTTAATCAGTGCGTTAGATCAACCAAAAAGTGGCGAGATTTTCTATGATCAAAAAAATATTGAAACTATTGGATTAGAAAACTATCGGCGCAATCAAATTGGCATTGTTTTTCAGAGCTACAACTTAATTCCATATTTAACGGCAGTTGAAAATGTTTTACTGCCAATGGCTATTACAGATAATCAATTGCCAGCTGAGCAATTGCTAGTAGCTTATAATTTATTGGATTATATCGGCATTGGAAAAAGTAAAGCGGATCGAACAGTCAATCGTTTGTCTGGTGGAGAACAGCAGCGTGTGGCGATTGCTCGAGCAATTGCAACAAATGTTGAAGTGATTTTAGCTGATGAACCTACAGGGAATTTAGACGAAGAAATGGAACAAGAGATTGTACGAATCTTTAAAGAATTAGCTCATAAGCATCAAAAATGTGTGATTGTCGTTACCCACTCGAATGAAATTGCACTACAATCGGATGAAACATTTTATTTACAAAAAGGAAATTTAATTTCATATGAGTGA
- a CDS encoding response regulator transcription factor, protein MEYHILLVEDEKEIRTAMYNFLIREHYQVVAVETGEEALEQFKKADFHLVLLDMMLPGISGEEVLKQIRLNSDVPIMIISALNDELIQLDAFEQSVDDYVVKPFSMNILMHKIASLLRRVYEQQAKELVYRDLRLLVNNYEAYYQNELLDLTVKEFEILQTMLQNSGKVYTREELLTVVWGYEYFGDSRNIDVHIKNIRKKIKEDIIKTIKGIGYKVERL, encoded by the coding sequence ATGGAGTATCATATATTATTAGTGGAAGATGAAAAAGAAATTCGGACAGCTATGTATAATTTTTTAATACGAGAGCATTATCAAGTTGTGGCAGTTGAAACTGGTGAGGAAGCTTTAGAGCAATTTAAAAAAGCTGATTTTCATTTAGTTTTATTAGATATGATGCTACCAGGAATATCTGGGGAAGAGGTGTTAAAACAAATTCGCTTGAATTCAGACGTTCCAATAATGATTATTAGTGCGTTAAATGATGAGTTAATTCAGCTAGATGCATTTGAACAAAGTGTGGATGATTATGTAGTTAAGCCTTTTTCTATGAACATTTTGATGCATAAGATTGCGTCACTATTGCGTCGGGTATACGAACAACAAGCAAAAGAGTTAGTTTATCGTGATTTGCGCTTATTGGTAAATAATTATGAGGCCTATTATCAAAATGAACTATTAGATTTAACAGTTAAAGAATTTGAAATTTTGCAAACAATGCTACAAAATTCTGGGAAAGTCTATACACGTGAAGAATTGTTGACAGTTGTTTGGGGCTATGAATACTTTGGTGATAGTCGTAATATTGACGTTCATATTAAAAATATTCGTAAAAAAATTAAAGAGGATATCATTAAAACAATTAAAGGAATTGGATATAAGGTGGAACGTTTATGA
- a CDS encoding PASTA domain-containing protein, which produces MNQPVSIVQTSGKFRLTEESEFDPNFKKKQRKKQYLILLGVVVGIVILSIFYYKTTHVPMPNFVNKPVSEARNWAAKNKIELELKQSYNLKKEANQVIRQKEKSGKQIRKGRTIELAVSLGADPDGSIQLPDFAKMSEQTIDQWIKENQAENLKLIKEYSDSEEKGQYLRFEIKNKDVTAATYKRKDNASVYYSKGKEIFEKNIKLPNFVGKTKSEVETWAKANEIQVTYEETDSNDRAVDQIISQTIAENEKIAKKDSMSVTVSLGKAVIVPYFGNLSAETASMIADLNVSVRKMYSTDVAFGHLISQSVAADTKLTTKDDQKVVVVYSEGRPYLKDYRGITEGELQKQFYDDYQSKGANVLYTIDYVDSTEAKGTVVKMSTFNEYIPLDYTVAISISKGNLVGAEEKSANKNTSE; this is translated from the coding sequence TTGAATCAACCTGTAAGTATAGTGCAAACTAGTGGGAAGTTTAGACTAACAGAAGAATCTGAATTTGATCCTAATTTTAAAAAAAAGCAACGAAAGAAGCAGTATTTGATTTTATTGGGAGTGGTTGTTGGCATTGTAATCTTATCCATCTTCTATTATAAGACTACCCATGTTCCAATGCCTAATTTTGTAAATAAGCCAGTCAGTGAAGCTCGAAATTGGGCTGCAAAGAATAAGATAGAATTAGAGTTAAAACAAAGTTACAATTTGAAAAAAGAAGCAAACCAGGTGATTCGTCAAAAAGAAAAATCTGGAAAACAGATAAGAAAAGGTCGTACAATTGAACTAGCAGTTAGTTTAGGTGCCGATCCTGATGGGAGTATTCAGTTGCCAGATTTTGCCAAAATGTCAGAACAGACGATAGACCAATGGATTAAGGAAAATCAAGCTGAGAATCTAAAATTAATTAAAGAATATAGCGATTCTGAAGAAAAAGGTCAATATTTACGCTTTGAAATTAAAAATAAAGATGTGACAGCAGCAACGTATAAACGAAAAGATAATGCTAGTGTCTATTACTCAAAAGGCAAAGAAATTTTTGAAAAAAATATTAAACTGCCAAATTTCGTTGGAAAGACTAAAAGTGAAGTTGAAACTTGGGCTAAGGCGAATGAGATTCAAGTCACCTATGAAGAGACTGATTCAAATGATAGAGCTGTTGATCAAATTATTAGTCAAACAATAGCTGAAAATGAAAAAATAGCAAAAAAAGACAGCATGTCTGTAACAGTTTCATTGGGTAAAGCAGTCATTGTTCCATATTTTGGCAATCTGTCTGCAGAAACAGCTAGCATGATTGCTGATTTAAATGTATCTGTTAGGAAAATGTATAGCACCGATGTTGCATTTGGTCATTTAATTTCTCAATCGGTTGCGGCTGATACTAAATTAACTACGAAAGATGATCAAAAAGTTGTAGTTGTTTATTCAGAAGGTCGTCCATATTTGAAAGATTATCGTGGCATAACAGAAGGTGAATTACAGAAGCAATTCTATGACGATTATCAATCAAAAGGCGCAAATGTGTTGTATACAATTGATTATGTTGATTCTACAGAAGCTAAAGGAACAGTTGTTAAAATGAGTACTTTTAACGAATATATTCCTTTAGACTATACGGTGGCAATTAGCATCAGCAAAGGCAATTTAGTAGGGGCTGAGGAGAAGTCAGCGAATAAAAATACCTCAGAGTAA
- a CDS encoding glycoside hydrolase family 65 protein — protein sequence MKFLEMKLSSNFDDTNNKVEIHLVNSTTSETEKELTIENVVSLSDIENLLVSIKAQFSDFSGGIVTQAGREQEQDILFTDQNKIYDFLQVLSEGLNQPFISSQMANGKTIEAALQEAKEFYSWNLSYVGYNPGKDEYSVESLLTTGNGFMGLRGTVPEMKISTGNYPATYLASLYNTADSKVADATVSNEDFVNAPNMQYLALKIGEELIDIESNQVNYLKRTLNLKNGLFSSVALLETKDGKQVEIKSERIANMADMNHYSIRYTFKPLNFSEKVTLLSAADGDVYNYNVERYRSLESHHLDLVDLQAEGTKAILVSATKQSKFTIVQKSELLGDLVEGQEITNELQQNYLTQSVTIDVQKGQAYAVTKNVDVFLFNQGEEALATKESQTPIASRSFDEELAQSAAAWEKLWKKSTITITGDLMSEKMLHLHTYHILVSGSPNANPKLDASITARGLHGEAYRGHIFWDELFILPFYIIHFPETARQLLMYRYNRLAAAKKDALVAGYKGAMFPWQSGLDGTEQSQDLHLNPLNGEWGKDFSRLQRHVSLAVAYNVWLYWNNTDDKEYMQQYGSELLLEIAHFWESAATFDEATGRYSIDKVMGPDEFHEAYPGKEEEGGLKDNAYTNMMVVWLFEQVKALPTIIGDTEFTIVAEKVGLTPTDLIKMNEMKHKLALEINPEGIIAQFDGYFDLKEIDWDYYQEKYGNIYRMDRILKAEGESADDYKVAKQADTLMIFYNFAKTKVDEILKDLTYTLPTDYLEKNLEYYLKRTSHGSTLSRVVHSQLAAIAGNADLAWQLYQEALYSDYRDIQGGTTAEGIHAGVMAATIFITLSTFAGVDIRNNEVTIAPNLPKQWQDIQFGLTIKNVNYQIDLNHTTLTIQADQATTISVLGKSYALLANQTETVYY from the coding sequence ATGAAATTTTTAGAGATGAAGCTTTCGTCTAATTTTGATGATACAAATAATAAAGTAGAGATTCATTTAGTAAATTCAACAACATCTGAAACCGAAAAGGAACTAACTATTGAAAACGTAGTAAGTTTAAGTGATATTGAAAACTTACTTGTTTCAATTAAAGCACAATTTTCAGATTTTTCTGGTGGAATAGTTACACAAGCTGGCAGAGAACAAGAGCAAGATATTCTATTTACAGACCAGAATAAAATTTATGATTTTCTACAAGTATTATCAGAAGGATTAAATCAACCTTTTATTTCAAGTCAAATGGCAAATGGAAAGACGATTGAAGCTGCTTTACAAGAGGCTAAGGAATTCTATAGTTGGAATCTTTCTTATGTTGGATACAATCCAGGTAAAGATGAGTATTCAGTTGAATCGTTACTAACAACTGGAAATGGATTCATGGGTTTACGTGGAACAGTTCCAGAAATGAAAATTTCAACAGGTAATTATCCAGCTACCTATTTAGCGAGTCTATATAATACAGCAGATTCAAAAGTTGCTGATGCAACTGTTTCAAATGAGGATTTTGTGAATGCACCAAATATGCAGTATCTTGCTCTTAAAATTGGTGAAGAACTTATTGACATTGAATCAAATCAAGTTAATTATTTAAAACGTACGTTGAATTTAAAAAATGGATTATTTTCATCTGTTGCTTTATTAGAAACAAAGGATGGCAAACAAGTAGAAATTAAATCTGAGCGTATTGCAAATATGGCAGATATGAACCATTATTCAATTCGATATACATTCAAACCCTTGAATTTTTCGGAAAAAGTAACCTTACTTTCAGCAGCAGATGGAGACGTCTATAATTATAATGTGGAAAGATACCGCAGTTTAGAATCACATCATTTAGACTTGGTTGATCTTCAAGCTGAGGGAACGAAAGCAATCTTGGTTTCAGCAACAAAACAATCGAAGTTTACGATTGTGCAAAAATCAGAATTACTTGGTGACTTAGTTGAGGGACAAGAAATAACTAATGAGTTACAACAGAATTATTTAACTCAATCGGTAACAATCGATGTTCAAAAAGGACAAGCTTACGCTGTAACGAAAAATGTTGATGTTTTCTTATTTAATCAAGGAGAAGAAGCTCTAGCAACGAAAGAAAGTCAAACTCCTATTGCCAGTCGTAGCTTTGATGAAGAGTTAGCACAATCAGCAGCAGCTTGGGAAAAATTATGGAAGAAATCGACGATTACTATTACTGGTGATTTGATGTCAGAAAAAATGCTACATTTGCATACGTATCACATCTTAGTATCGGGTTCACCAAATGCAAATCCTAAATTAGATGCTTCAATTACAGCTCGTGGATTACATGGTGAAGCGTACCGTGGTCATATTTTCTGGGATGAATTGTTTATTTTACCATTCTATATTATTCATTTCCCTGAAACAGCTCGTCAATTATTGATGTATCGCTACAATCGTTTAGCAGCAGCTAAAAAAGATGCGTTAGTAGCTGGTTATAAAGGTGCAATGTTCCCTTGGCAGTCTGGCTTAGATGGAACGGAACAATCACAAGATTTGCATTTAAATCCATTGAATGGTGAGTGGGGCAAAGACTTTAGTCGCTTGCAACGTCACGTTTCATTAGCAGTAGCTTATAATGTTTGGTTATACTGGAATAACACAGATGACAAAGAATATATGCAACAATATGGATCAGAGTTACTATTAGAAATTGCGCACTTCTGGGAAAGTGCAGCTACATTTGATGAAGCAACGGGTCGTTATTCAATCGATAAAGTGATGGGACCAGACGAATTCCATGAAGCTTATCCAGGTAAAGAAGAAGAAGGCGGTTTGAAAGATAACGCCTATACTAACATGATGGTTGTTTGGTTATTTGAACAAGTTAAAGCACTGCCAACAATAATAGGTGACACAGAGTTTACAATCGTTGCTGAAAAAGTTGGTTTGACTCCAACAGATTTGATTAAAATGAACGAAATGAAACACAAATTAGCATTAGAGATTAATCCAGAAGGTATTATTGCACAATTTGATGGTTATTTTGATCTAAAAGAAATTGATTGGGACTATTATCAAGAGAAATATGGCAATATTTACCGTATGGACCGCATTCTAAAGGCTGAAGGTGAATCAGCTGATGATTATAAAGTAGCAAAACAAGCGGATACCTTAATGATTTTCTATAACTTTGCTAAAACAAAAGTAGATGAAATTTTAAAAGATTTGACTTATACTTTACCAACAGACTATTTAGAGAAGAACTTAGAGTATTATTTAAAACGAACATCTCATGGATCAACTTTATCACGGGTAGTTCATTCACAATTGGCAGCTATCGCTGGAAATGCAGACTTAGCATGGCAATTGTATCAAGAAGCGCTTTATTCAGATTATCGTGATATTCAAGGCGGTACAACAGCTGAAGGAATTCATGCAGGTGTAATGGCTGCAACCATTTTCATCACGTTAAGCACATTTGCTGGTGTAGATATCCGAAACAATGAAGTGACGATTGCACCAAATTTACCAAAACAATGGCAAGACATTCAATTTGGCTTAACAATTAAAAACGTGAACTATCAAATTGATTTAAATCACACAACATTGACTATTCAAGCAGATCAAGCAACAACTATTTCTGTTTTAGGAAAAAGTTATGCACTGCTTGCGAATCAGACTGAAACAGTATACTATTAA
- the treR gene encoding trehalose operon repressor, which produces MNKFNEIFLDLEKKIVGNEYPSGTLLPSESQLIQIYGVSRETIRKALNLLTNAGYIQKKQGKGSIVLDLNRFDFPISGLTSFKELQDAQHIPSKTVVCELNEISVDEQISKLTQWKIGTPVWKLVRQRFIDGEAVILDIDYLLKEVIQELPHEKAEESIYKYFETELGLEIGYAQKEIIVEPINQQDQELLTLHDDENIVVVRSLVYLEDTHCFEYTESRHRLDKFRFVDFARRRKSL; this is translated from the coding sequence ATGAATAAATTTAATGAGATTTTTTTAGACCTTGAAAAAAAAATAGTAGGAAATGAATATCCGTCTGGAACGTTATTGCCTAGCGAAAGTCAGCTAATTCAGATTTATGGAGTTTCTAGAGAAACGATTCGTAAAGCTTTGAATTTATTGACAAATGCCGGTTATATTCAAAAGAAACAAGGGAAAGGCTCGATTGTCCTTGATTTAAACCGATTTGATTTTCCCATATCTGGTTTAACAAGTTTTAAAGAGTTACAAGATGCGCAACATATTCCCAGCAAAACAGTTGTCTGTGAGTTAAATGAAATTAGTGTGGATGAACAAATAAGTAAATTAACTCAATGGAAAATTGGAACACCCGTTTGGAAATTAGTTCGCCAACGTTTTATTGATGGGGAAGCAGTTATTTTAGATATTGATTACTTATTAAAAGAAGTGATTCAAGAGTTACCTCATGAAAAAGCAGAGGAATCAATTTATAAGTATTTTGAAACGGAGCTAGGCTTAGAAATTGGATATGCTCAAAAAGAAATTATTGTTGAACCAATCAATCAACAAGACCAAGAATTATTAACGTTACATGATGATGAGAACATCGTTGTGGTCAGAAGTTTAGTTTATTTGGAAGATACCCATTGTTTTGAGTATACCGAATCGCGTCACCGCTTAGACAAATTTCGTTTTGTAGATTTCGCTAGGCGAAGAAAGTCACTTTAA
- a CDS encoding ABC transporter permease — protein MKFYKRAFLSITRRKGKSLILFAVIFILGNLIAGAISIQEATNNVENTIKKKLGSIATIELDLQKLQESEDMTKIPSLDEKKINAFGKRPEVKYYDYNIDKYVTSETITPYKPDSSDNKDAMVIGGVGGSEFKLKGVQYASILDFKEKKAKLIAGRTFTEEEIKNNRSSTLISKKLADANNLSVGDTFTMKNAVYDYSQRDTEAIASRDIQMEVIGIFDPLEAKKSDDSKEKKSLSSDFFNTDFQNTLYVPNEVAKSETEFERDSMRKAGLLSDNQSNETFITPTYVLKTPEDSQRFKSAVQAQIPKEYKVTSSSDQYNTIAAPIKSMSELSKYVLIAALGATILIIGLVVLLFLRDRKHEFGIYLSLGERRKHILGQILIEVMAVAIVAVSLSIFTGNLLASGLSESMIQSQIAADAEKEAASSNVGSTMVMLGGGDASRGGDVSQADVTKAYQVQLNQKYIGMIYLVSLSTILLSTIIPVTYIVRLNPKKIML, from the coding sequence ATGAAATTTTATAAGCGTGCATTTTTAAGTATTACTAGAAGAAAAGGGAAATCATTGATTTTATTTGCAGTTATTTTTATCTTAGGAAACTTAATTGCTGGGGCGATTTCGATTCAAGAGGCAACGAATAATGTTGAAAATACAATTAAGAAAAAATTAGGCAGTATTGCCACAATTGAATTAGATCTGCAAAAGCTACAAGAATCCGAGGACATGACAAAAATTCCAAGTTTAGATGAAAAGAAAATTAATGCATTTGGCAAACGTCCCGAAGTAAAATACTACGATTACAACATAGACAAATATGTTACTTCAGAAACCATAACACCCTATAAACCAGACAGCAGTGATAATAAAGATGCTATGGTTATTGGAGGTGTTGGAGGATCTGAATTTAAACTAAAAGGCGTTCAGTATGCTTCAATATTGGATTTTAAAGAAAAGAAAGCCAAGTTAATTGCTGGTCGAACCTTTACTGAAGAAGAAATTAAAAATAATCGTTCAAGTACCCTGATTTCAAAAAAATTAGCTGATGCAAACAATCTTTCAGTTGGTGATACATTTACTATGAAAAACGCAGTCTATGATTATAGCCAACGAGATACTGAGGCCATTGCTTCTCGAGATATTCAGATGGAAGTCATTGGTATTTTTGATCCTTTGGAAGCTAAAAAATCCGATGATTCAAAAGAAAAAAAATCCTTATCGTCTGATTTTTTTAATACTGATTTTCAAAATACATTATATGTTCCAAATGAAGTAGCAAAAAGTGAAACGGAATTTGAAAGAGACTCCATGAGAAAAGCTGGTTTGCTATCAGATAATCAATCTAACGAAACGTTTATTACACCTACTTATGTCTTGAAAACGCCAGAAGATAGTCAGCGTTTTAAATCGGCAGTTCAAGCACAAATCCCTAAGGAATATAAAGTAACAAGCTCAAGTGATCAATACAATACAATTGCAGCGCCAATTAAATCTATGTCAGAATTATCTAAATACGTACTGATTGCAGCATTAGGGGCTACCATTTTAATTATTGGTTTAGTTGTTTTGCTATTTTTGCGAGATCGTAAGCACGAGTTTGGCATCTATTTATCTTTAGGTGAGCGTCGTAAACATATTCTAGGGCAGATTCTAATTGAAGTTATGGCAGTTGCCATCGTTGCTGTTAGTTTATCAATTTTTACTGGAAATCTATTAGCTAGTGGTTTATCAGAGTCCATGATTCAAAGTCAAATCGCGGCTGATGCTGAAAAAGAGGCAGCAAGTTCAAATGTCGGTTCGACAATGGTGATGTTAGGCGGTGGTGATGCTAGTAGAGGGGGGGATGTCTCGCAAGCCGATGTTACAAAAGCATATCAAGTTCAATTAAATCAAAAATATATTGGAATGATTTATTTAGTTAGCTTATCCACAATTCTACTATCGACCATCATTCCTGTTACCTATATTGTACGATTAAACCCTAAAAAAATTATGTTATAA
- a CDS encoding HAMP domain-containing sensor histidine kinase — protein sequence MIKKISLYWKTWLITVTTILLTLGVFFIIFSQFATYFLEDAQKNRFNQGVKEIKTYTEKNGIDPNYLGEYYRSGFLVTIVKGENLIFPVQGISGEVAGVVPFTEELQVNESTKAYPSEAVTIMNTTIASNSLLTMEENITYQGEVYRLWVSYPLSLNKEDIQQVLTSVTPFFLGIGLIVSFVVSIIYAKYFSSKITRLNTAINQMADGTLIEEHFEKEGDELQELENNLHRMYQDLQSALQQLNQEVQVVKRLEKDRQLFMRGATHELKTPIMAMSTMLEGMLENVEGYENRDQYLKACYGRLQSMGKLVNEMLEVSRIEGIIYQGKTNLKIATEEVIDIYRYMLEDKAIDLLLSELFVTEIEIPKRNLQKVLSNLIGNAVKYTPEQGSIRIYSNQEIWSITNTMKEGSIKDASKIFEPFVSYEEQSENEFDQSHGLGLYIVDAILTQYGIVYDYSIDGEKNTFEFKLELGNSQE from the coding sequence ATGATCAAAAAAATCTCACTTTATTGGAAAACATGGCTCATTACAGTCACAACAATTTTACTTACTCTTGGTGTTTTTTTTATTATATTTTCTCAATTTGCTACTTATTTTTTAGAAGATGCCCAAAAAAATCGATTTAATCAAGGGGTAAAAGAGATCAAAACATACACAGAAAAAAATGGGATTGATCCTAACTATTTAGGAGAATACTATCGTAGCGGATTTCTTGTGACAATTGTAAAAGGAGAGAATCTAATTTTTCCTGTACAAGGAATATCTGGCGAGGTTGCTGGGGTAGTCCCATTTACAGAAGAATTACAGGTAAATGAAAGTACAAAAGCCTATCCCAGTGAGGCGGTAACCATTATGAATACAACAATTGCCTCAAATTCGCTCTTAACAATGGAAGAAAATATAACGTATCAAGGAGAAGTTTACAGATTATGGGTTAGTTATCCGTTGAGCTTAAATAAAGAAGACATTCAACAAGTTTTAACGTCCGTTACACCATTTTTCCTAGGAATTGGTTTAATTGTATCCTTTGTCGTCTCGATTATTTATGCTAAATATTTTTCTTCTAAAATTACAAGGCTCAATACAGCAATTAATCAAATGGCCGATGGAACACTGATTGAGGAACATTTTGAAAAAGAAGGAGACGAACTACAAGAATTAGAAAATAACTTGCATCGAATGTATCAAGATTTACAAAGTGCGTTACAACAACTGAATCAAGAAGTTCAAGTAGTGAAGCGATTAGAAAAAGATCGGCAGTTATTTATGAGAGGAGCTACGCACGAATTAAAAACGCCAATTATGGCTATGAGTACAATGTTAGAAGGTATGTTAGAAAACGTTGAAGGCTATGAAAATCGAGATCAATATTTGAAAGCCTGCTATGGTCGCTTGCAAAGTATGGGGAAATTGGTAAATGAAATGCTAGAAGTTTCTCGAATTGAAGGAATTATCTATCAAGGTAAAACAAATTTAAAAATAGCTACTGAGGAAGTCATTGATATTTATCGGTATATGCTAGAAGATAAAGCAATTGATTTATTGTTGTCAGAGCTATTCGTAACAGAAATTGAAATTCCTAAGCGTAATCTACAAAAGGTATTATCCAATTTAATTGGCAATGCAGTGAAATACACACCAGAACAAGGAAGCATTAGAATTTATTCCAACCAAGAAATATGGAGTATTACGAATACAATGAAAGAAGGGTCAATTAAAGATGCTAGTAAAATATTTGAACCTTTTGTATCCTATGAAGAGCAGTCTGAAAATGAATTTGATCAGAGTCATGGGTTAGGTTTATACATTGTAGATGCTATTTTAACTCAGTATGGTATTGTTTATGATTATTCTATTGATGGAGAGAAAAATACGTTTGAATTCAAATTAGAATTAGGCAATAGTCAGGAATAA